Proteins from a single region of Corylus avellana chromosome ca11, CavTom2PMs-1.0:
- the LOC132166366 gene encoding uncharacterized protein LOC132166366 isoform X2, producing MCALIQILHSAILELIFTFTRPCSMTMLPTKKPEDDDFPRPKTRPFGEAPPSIVPTIGLRARSWMMEHKPQCQDMWGTYETIHDQTRPLVLLVSTWPVFCSTMEDVVFGLMNITWKMFRRNIIGVVFGLTNMMTRKKFCRTIIIGDVFRL from the exons ATGTGCGCTCTAATACAAATCCTCCACAGTGCAATCCTTGAGCTTATATTTACCTTCACTCGCCCCTGTTCGATGACCATGCTACCCACCAAAAAACCTGAAGACGACGACTTCCCACGCCCAAAAACGAGACCTTTTGGGGAAGCACCTCCATCCATAGTGCCCACCATTGGCCTAAGAGCACGGTCTTGGATG ATGGAACACAAACCTCAATGCCAGGACATGTGGGGAACATATGAAACTATTCATGACCAAACACGGCCGTTGGTTTTATTGGTGTCCACTTGGCCAG TGTTTTGCAGCACCATGGAAGATGTTGTATTTGGGTTGATGAATATCACCTGGAAGATGTTTCGCAGGAACATCATAGGAGTTGTATTTGGGCTGACGAATATGATGACTCGGAAGAAGTTTTGCAGGACCATCATAATAGGAGATGTATTTCGGCTGTAA
- the LOC132166366 gene encoding uncharacterized protein LOC132166366 isoform X1, translating into MYGYVCTYYSAKVNGSQPDMSIYLGFRWNTNLNARTCGEHMKLFMTKHGRWFYWCPLGQHHGRCCIWVDEYHLEDVSQEHHRSCIWADEYDDSEEVLQDHHNRRCISAVRVDEYNPEDVLQDHRRTWGADEHNPEELWQRAQVGWQATVADKTHWLDLFGCCGCGVVMGLLLLIVFMLFVIIV; encoded by the exons ATGTATGGTTATGTTTGCACATATTATAGTGCGAAAGTTAATGGCAGCCAACCGGATATGTCCATTTATTTGGGATTTAGATGGAACACAAACCTCAATGCCAGGACATGTGGGGAACATATGAAACTATTCATGACCAAACACGGCCGTTGGTTTTATTGGTGTCCACTTGGCCAG CACCATGGAAGATGTTGTATTTGGGTTGATGAATATCACCTGGAAGATGTTTCGCAGGAACATCATAGGAGTTGTATTTGGGCTGACGAATATGATGACTCGGAAGAAGTTTTGCAGGACCATCATAATAGGAGATGTATTTCGGCTGTAAGGGTTGATGAATATAACCCGGAAGATGTTTTGCAGGACCATCGGAGGACTTGGGGAGCTGATGAACATAATCCGGAGGAGCTCTGGCAAAGAGCACAAGTTGGATGGCAAGCGACGGTGGCGGATAAGACACATTGGTTGGATTTGTTTGGCTGCTGTGGTTGTGGTGTTGTCATGGGGCTGTTGTTGCTTATTGTATTTATGctatttgttattattgtgtAA
- the LOC132166366 gene encoding uncharacterized protein LOC132166366 isoform X3: MKLFMTKHGRWFYWCPLGQHHGRCCIWVDEYHLEDVSQEHHRSCIWADEYDDSEEVLQDHHNRRCISAVRVDEYNPEDVLQDHRRTWGADEHNPEELWQRAQVGWQATVADKTHWLDLFGCCGCGVVMGLLLLIVFMLFVIIV, encoded by the exons ATGAAACTATTCATGACCAAACACGGCCGTTGGTTTTATTGGTGTCCACTTGGCCAG CACCATGGAAGATGTTGTATTTGGGTTGATGAATATCACCTGGAAGATGTTTCGCAGGAACATCATAGGAGTTGTATTTGGGCTGACGAATATGATGACTCGGAAGAAGTTTTGCAGGACCATCATAATAGGAGATGTATTTCGGCTGTAAGGGTTGATGAATATAACCCGGAAGATGTTTTGCAGGACCATCGGAGGACTTGGGGAGCTGATGAACATAATCCGGAGGAGCTCTGGCAAAGAGCACAAGTTGGATGGCAAGCGACGGTGGCGGATAAGACACATTGGTTGGATTTGTTTGGCTGCTGTGGTTGTGGTGTTGTCATGGGGCTGTTGTTGCTTATTGTATTTATGctatttgttattattgtgtAA